One segment of Leptospirillum ferrooxidans C2-3 DNA contains the following:
- a CDS encoding IcmB — protein MSIGSSIAGSLLDGLGRSAGAFVELETADSKYVLAARDGSLVTLLSVGGVASLVGGPEFDVLVGKIADVLNTAVGRGGHIVQLSFSRDPLESRRAVRESLDSAIRTSGRLGLDLSDLFDEKTKVLSDWCAQESVLIAVWTTPDVLPPDSRKEAIKDRQFERDGERKSSKWRSGSAGQDIYAGLARLREKHRAVVSNFEMGLSQTGFLVRALDCHTALRQIRHMVDPDVTPEEWRPRLPGDKIPVRYPDPGEDLIDCVQWPQVAQQVVPRPAEVLDLETVRLGDRYIRTFSVTMPQLSPVPFGELFSYLREIPWRILFRFEGNGIGSLSWRPVVAQILSFVSARNKQILAGAEDIRARFLAGQPVVRISMAVCTWGEDGKEVRRNASILQQALNAWGGVEATARTGDPFLGLVSTVPGLSRRSVAPVLIAPLSEVAPTIPVRPASVFEKGALLLRSPDGKILPFQPGSPLQSSWIELGFAPSGGGKSVFSNALNLALSLLPGLRRLPRIAILDIGPSSSGLISLLKGALPEGKKHLAAHYRVTMSSDYSVNPFDLPLGYRTPLPAHRAFLANFLSLLATPLGANDPYDGVSGIASLVVDRAYSSLEDREANASPREYAPHIDPVVDQALSEIAFPFEKHPKLYWWDVVDALYDQGRIREAWLAQTHAVPNLKDIPSIASDPAVTSEYRLTTPTGESVVEYFKRRIQEAIREYPILAGETKFDLGEARVVALDLDAVCPKGSGPAARQTAVMYLLGRYMLVRDFFLDAEEAVLAPDRYKAFHLDRARDLKEDAKRLVFDEFHRTDAAPLVRTQVMTDIREGRKRGIQIALFSQSINDFDETMVDLSTSVWILGAATKQAIDKAGKIFGFSESVLGAMEKIGSPSKAGANLIARMVTNRGTFQQFVTNTLGPIELWAFSTTSQDAVLRDELYRLLGPVEARKRLATRFPGGSAREEIERRSQNMKDRGESGDADKTVVQQLVEEMEKKR, from the coding sequence ATGAGCATCGGTTCATCTATCGCGGGAAGTCTTCTGGACGGTCTGGGACGATCCGCAGGCGCCTTCGTAGAACTCGAAACGGCAGACTCGAAGTATGTCCTGGCGGCCAGGGACGGTTCTCTCGTGACACTTCTGTCCGTCGGTGGCGTGGCGTCCCTCGTGGGAGGGCCCGAATTCGACGTTCTTGTGGGAAAAATCGCCGATGTCCTGAATACGGCGGTGGGGCGGGGAGGACACATCGTCCAGCTGTCCTTCTCCCGGGATCCTCTGGAATCCAGACGGGCGGTCCGGGAGAGTCTGGATTCGGCGATCCGGACTTCCGGGCGCCTTGGTCTTGACTTATCGGATCTGTTCGATGAAAAGACAAAGGTTCTGTCCGACTGGTGTGCTCAGGAGTCCGTCCTTATCGCTGTCTGGACCACTCCCGACGTTCTGCCTCCCGATTCCCGGAAAGAAGCCATCAAGGACCGGCAGTTTGAACGCGACGGCGAACGGAAATCCTCAAAATGGCGATCAGGTTCTGCCGGCCAGGATATTTATGCCGGTCTCGCACGTCTCCGGGAAAAGCACCGGGCGGTGGTCTCCAATTTCGAAATGGGGCTTTCCCAGACCGGCTTCCTCGTCCGGGCACTCGACTGCCACACGGCGCTACGGCAGATTCGCCACATGGTCGATCCGGATGTGACTCCGGAAGAATGGAGGCCAAGACTTCCCGGAGACAAAATTCCGGTCCGGTACCCGGATCCGGGGGAAGACCTGATCGACTGCGTCCAGTGGCCACAGGTCGCACAACAGGTCGTTCCCCGACCTGCCGAGGTTCTGGATCTCGAAACCGTTCGTCTGGGGGACCGGTATATCCGGACATTCTCCGTAACGATGCCCCAACTCTCCCCCGTTCCCTTCGGGGAACTGTTCTCGTACCTTCGGGAAATCCCATGGAGGATTCTTTTCCGGTTCGAGGGGAACGGAATCGGGAGCCTCTCCTGGCGGCCTGTGGTCGCCCAGATCCTGTCGTTCGTTTCGGCCCGGAACAAGCAGATCTTGGCCGGTGCGGAAGACATCCGGGCCCGCTTTCTGGCCGGACAGCCGGTTGTACGAATCTCCATGGCTGTCTGCACCTGGGGAGAAGACGGGAAAGAGGTCCGCCGGAACGCTTCCATTCTCCAGCAGGCACTAAACGCCTGGGGCGGAGTGGAGGCAACCGCCAGAACGGGAGATCCCTTTCTGGGACTCGTTTCGACCGTTCCGGGACTTTCTCGCCGGTCGGTTGCGCCCGTCCTGATTGCACCACTTTCCGAGGTGGCCCCTACGATTCCTGTCCGTCCGGCCAGCGTGTTCGAGAAGGGAGCCCTCCTGCTCCGCTCTCCCGACGGGAAGATCCTGCCCTTCCAGCCCGGATCTCCCCTTCAATCCTCCTGGATCGAGCTGGGATTTGCTCCTAGCGGCGGCGGAAAGAGCGTGTTTTCGAACGCACTGAACCTCGCGCTTTCTCTTCTTCCGGGTCTCCGGCGTCTTCCCCGGATCGCCATCCTCGATATCGGCCCATCGTCGTCCGGACTCATATCGCTTCTGAAGGGGGCACTACCGGAAGGAAAGAAGCATCTGGCAGCCCATTACCGGGTGACGATGAGCTCGGATTATTCCGTTAATCCTTTCGACCTGCCCTTGGGCTACCGCACCCCTCTTCCGGCACACCGGGCGTTTCTCGCGAATTTCCTGAGCCTTTTGGCGACCCCTCTGGGAGCGAATGACCCTTATGACGGAGTTTCGGGGATCGCCAGCCTCGTGGTCGATCGGGCGTATTCCTCCCTTGAGGACCGGGAAGCGAACGCATCTCCCCGGGAATACGCTCCTCACATCGATCCCGTAGTCGACCAGGCCCTTTCCGAAATCGCCTTCCCTTTCGAGAAGCATCCTAAACTCTACTGGTGGGACGTCGTCGACGCTCTCTATGACCAGGGGCGGATCCGGGAAGCATGGCTTGCTCAGACGCATGCCGTTCCGAATCTGAAGGATATCCCGTCCATAGCAAGCGATCCTGCGGTGACCTCCGAGTATCGGTTAACAACTCCGACGGGAGAATCTGTGGTGGAGTATTTCAAGCGACGGATCCAGGAAGCGATCCGGGAGTACCCGATTCTGGCGGGGGAAACGAAGTTCGACCTGGGAGAGGCCCGGGTGGTGGCGCTGGATCTCGATGCGGTCTGTCCAAAAGGTTCGGGACCGGCCGCCCGCCAGACGGCTGTCATGTATCTCCTGGGACGATACATGCTCGTCCGGGACTTTTTCCTGGACGCGGAAGAAGCAGTCCTGGCCCCGGACCGCTACAAGGCCTTTCATCTCGACAGGGCTCGGGATCTGAAAGAGGACGCCAAGCGCCTGGTCTTCGACGAGTTCCACCGCACCGACGCGGCACCCCTTGTGCGGACGCAGGTCATGACAGACATCCGGGAAGGCCGCAAAAGAGGAATCCAGATTGCCCTCTTCTCCCAGTCGATCAACGATTTCGACGAGACGATGGTGGATCTCTCCACCTCGGTCTGGATCCTGGGAGCGGCCACGAAGCAGGCGATCGACAAGGCGGGAAAGATCTTCGGATTCTCGGAGAGCGTGCTGGGGGCAATGGAGAAGATAGGGTCCCCGTCCAAAGCCGGCGCTAATCTGATTGCCCGGATGGTGACGAACCGGGGGACGTTCCAGCAGTTCGTCACAAACACCTTGGGGCCGATCGAGCTGTGGGCGTTTTCGACGACCTCCCAGGACGCGGTTCTGAGAGATGAGCTTTATCGACTTCTGGGGCCTGTGGAGGCCAGAAAGAGACTTGCCACCCGATTTCCGGGAGGCTCGGCGCGGGAAGAGATCGAGCGCCGCTCCCAGAACATGAAGGACCGGGGAGAAAGCGGAGACGCTGATAAGACGGTGGTCCAGCAGTTGGTGGAGGAGATGGAGAAGAAGAGGTGA
- a CDS encoding type I restriction endonuclease subunit R has product MTTEKGIEEDLISKLQGLKYTFRPEIRNRSSLESNFRTKFEALNRVNLTDDEFARLLDEITSPDVFISAQRLRSMNSFDRDDGTPLNYTLVNIRDWCKNDYEVVNQLRVNTHSSHHRYDVILLINGVPVVQIELKSLSVTPRRAMQQIVNYKNDPGNGYGSTLLSFIQLFIVSNQTNTSYFANNNARHFSFNAEERFLPVYKFAAEDNRKIDSLDKFAEKFLSKCFLGEMISRYMVLVASEQKLLMMRPYQIYAVKAIVDCIHQRCGNGYIWHTTGSGKTLTSFKASTLLKDNPDIDKCLFVVDRKDLDRQTREEFNRFQEGCVEENTNTETLVSRLLSDDYADKVIVTTIQKLGLALEGSNKRNYRERLSPLRSKRMVFIFDECHRSQFGDNHKAIKEFFPNAQLFGFTGTPIFEANASTQQVDGDQARLRTTNDLFQRCLHQYTITHAIDDENVLRFHVDYYKPEGKNPPQPGQAMAKEKILETILSKHDTATNSRKFNALLATQSINDAIEYFELFQRLQSAKIIEDSNFIPLNIACVFSPPANGNKDILQIQEALPQEKEDNQEDPEGKKAALERIIADYNVRYGTNHRMSDFDLYYQDVQKRIKDQQFPNLDLPHSQKIDITIVVDMLLTGFDSKYLNTLYVDKNLKYHGLIQAFSRTNRMLNDSKPYGNILDFRRQQNLVEEAIALFSGEKVNNPREIWLVDPAPKVVEKLQTATKQLETFMQSQGLTFTPEDVPNLKGDAARSQFIELFKEVQRMTAKVDQYTDLTNEQIATISRITPPDMLQGFRSQYLETARQLKEKQDKGNANPKVNEIDFKFVLFASAVIDYDYIMNLIARLTQQKPGKQTMTREQLIGLIQSDSKFLDDRDDLADYIRSLPVAQALDENQIREGFDRFKAEKKAEVLSDLAIQHGLDSQALQDFIDEVLRRRIFDGERLSELFAPQNLGWKSRIQKELALMEELAPLLRKLAHGREISGLEAYEQ; this is encoded by the coding sequence ATGACGACAGAGAAGGGTATTGAAGAAGACCTGATCTCAAAGCTTCAGGGTCTCAAATATACCTTTCGTCCTGAAATTCGCAATCGATCGTCCCTCGAATCCAACTTTCGGACCAAGTTCGAGGCATTGAACCGCGTCAATCTGACGGATGACGAGTTTGCACGCCTGCTCGACGAAATTACCAGTCCCGATGTTTTCATTTCCGCCCAGCGGCTGCGTTCGATGAACTCCTTCGACCGAGACGACGGAACCCCACTCAACTACACGTTGGTCAATATTCGCGATTGGTGCAAAAATGACTACGAGGTAGTCAACCAATTGCGGGTCAATACCCATTCGAGTCACCACCGCTACGATGTCATCCTGCTCATCAACGGCGTGCCTGTAGTGCAAATCGAACTCAAGTCCCTTTCCGTCACTCCCCGCCGGGCCATGCAACAGATCGTCAATTACAAGAACGACCCTGGCAATGGCTACGGCAGTACGCTCTTGTCATTTATCCAGCTCTTCATTGTCAGCAATCAAACCAACACCTCGTATTTTGCCAACAACAATGCCCGACACTTTTCCTTCAATGCCGAAGAGCGCTTTTTGCCAGTCTATAAATTCGCCGCCGAAGACAACAGAAAGATTGACAGCCTTGATAAATTCGCCGAGAAGTTCCTTTCCAAATGCTTTCTTGGCGAGATGATCAGCCGGTATATGGTGCTGGTGGCAAGCGAGCAAAAACTCTTGATGATGCGGCCTTACCAGATCTATGCGGTGAAGGCGATTGTCGATTGCATTCACCAGCGTTGTGGCAATGGCTACATTTGGCATACAACTGGGTCCGGCAAGACGTTGACCTCATTTAAAGCCTCCACTCTTCTCAAGGACAACCCTGATATCGATAAATGCCTTTTTGTGGTCGATCGAAAGGACCTCGACCGACAGACCCGAGAGGAGTTTAACCGATTCCAGGAAGGCTGCGTCGAAGAAAACACCAATACTGAGACCTTGGTATCGAGGCTACTCTCGGACGACTACGCCGACAAGGTCATCGTCACCACCATCCAGAAACTGGGCCTGGCACTGGAAGGATCAAACAAACGCAACTACCGCGAACGCCTGTCCCCTTTGCGGAGCAAACGTATGGTCTTCATCTTCGACGAATGCCACCGCTCCCAATTCGGCGACAACCACAAAGCGATAAAAGAATTTTTCCCGAACGCTCAGCTCTTTGGGTTTACCGGCACGCCCATTTTCGAGGCCAACGCCAGTACCCAACAGGTCGATGGCGACCAAGCGCGATTGCGCACCACCAACGATCTCTTTCAACGTTGTCTCCACCAGTACACCATCACGCACGCCATTGATGACGAGAACGTCTTGCGTTTTCACGTCGATTATTACAAACCGGAAGGGAAAAACCCGCCCCAACCCGGTCAGGCGATGGCTAAGGAAAAGATTCTCGAAACTATCCTTTCAAAACACGACACCGCCACCAATAGCCGCAAGTTCAACGCTCTCCTAGCCACTCAATCGATTAACGACGCCATCGAATACTTCGAGCTTTTTCAGCGTCTTCAGTCCGCCAAGATCATAGAAGACTCGAACTTTATTCCGCTCAACATCGCCTGCGTCTTTTCTCCTCCGGCCAACGGAAACAAAGACATCTTGCAGATCCAGGAAGCCCTTCCCCAAGAAAAGGAAGACAATCAGGAAGATCCCGAGGGCAAGAAGGCGGCCCTGGAGCGAATCATCGCCGACTATAATGTCCGCTATGGAACCAACCACCGCATGAGCGACTTTGACCTCTACTACCAGGATGTTCAAAAGCGGATCAAGGATCAGCAATTCCCCAATTTAGACCTGCCCCATAGTCAAAAGATCGACATCACCATCGTCGTGGACATGCTGCTTACCGGTTTCGACTCCAAATACCTGAACACCCTCTATGTGGACAAGAATCTCAAATACCATGGTTTGATCCAGGCGTTTTCCCGAACGAACCGCATGCTGAACGACAGCAAACCCTATGGGAATATCCTCGATTTTCGCCGCCAGCAAAATCTGGTGGAAGAAGCCATTGCCCTGTTCTCCGGAGAGAAGGTTAACAATCCGCGCGAGATCTGGTTGGTGGACCCGGCTCCCAAAGTCGTGGAGAAGTTGCAGACCGCGACCAAGCAACTAGAGACCTTCATGCAGTCGCAGGGACTCACTTTTACACCGGAAGACGTTCCCAACCTGAAAGGGGATGCCGCCCGTAGTCAGTTCATCGAGCTCTTTAAAGAAGTGCAGCGCATGACCGCCAAGGTCGACCAGTACACCGACCTGACCAACGAGCAGATAGCGACGATTTCCCGCATCACTCCTCCTGATATGTTACAGGGCTTCCGCTCCCAGTATCTCGAAACTGCCCGCCAACTCAAGGAGAAACAGGACAAAGGCAACGCCAATCCCAAAGTGAACGAGATCGACTTTAAGTTTGTGCTCTTTGCCTCGGCGGTGATCGACTATGACTACATCATGAATCTCATCGCGCGCCTCACCCAACAGAAACCGGGCAAGCAAACGATGACCCGCGAACAGTTGATTGGGCTCATCCAGTCTGATTCCAAGTTTCTCGACGACCGTGACGATCTTGCCGATTACATTCGCAGTCTGCCCGTGGCGCAGGCACTGGATGAAAACCAGATCCGGGAAGGATTCGATCGATTCAAGGCGGAAAAGAAAGCGGAGGTTCTGTCAGACTTGGCGATCCAGCACGGCTTGGATTCACAAGCGCTGCAAGATTTTATTGACGAGGTGCTTCGCCGGCGCATCTTCGACGGGGAGCGGCTGAGCGAGCTGTTCGCTCCACAAAATCTCGGGTGGAAATCCCGAATACAGAAAGAACTGGCCCTTATGGAGGAACTTGCCCCTTTACTCCGAAAACTCGCTCATGGGCGAGAGATCTCCGGATTGGAGGCATATGAGCAGTAA
- a CDS encoding DUF4747 family protein, with the protein MRKAKDRNISISIINIAVSPPHEASRYVQLMQDALELKNPVNLKGDWVGMIGVIAAEEERTENSVRFLCGKFYKYIDLISTKKWFNIKEFKPAQKNEIESIQIPDELKPHFQESFFVFLIEHHRLFFITKNGQNSFSPFQANKVLSSVFSRPEILTKYENVSITVEPARESLDNILTLPQLHTLKIEITPPNPDDLGEDEKEIFGRMHDQNARSYSVELSAATKNGLIPDEKTRKIAKVAQSNGMVTGIGGEYGNTNTLSTSQHPYYAKTSFNPEHENIFNVLVKKAIDIWSNINSKE; encoded by the coding sequence ATGAGGAAAGCCAAAGACAGGAATATTAGTATAAGTATTATTAATATTGCTGTTTCCCCTCCACATGAAGCGAGCCGATATGTTCAACTCATGCAGGATGCACTTGAATTAAAAAATCCAGTGAATCTCAAAGGGGATTGGGTTGGAATGATAGGTGTCATAGCGGCAGAAGAGGAACGCACAGAAAATAGTGTAAGGTTCCTTTGTGGAAAATTTTATAAATACATAGACCTCATCTCAACAAAAAAATGGTTTAACATTAAAGAGTTCAAGCCTGCTCAGAAAAATGAAATCGAATCTATTCAAATCCCAGATGAACTAAAACCGCATTTTCAAGAATCTTTTTTTGTTTTTTTAATTGAGCATCATCGCTTATTTTTTATCACAAAGAATGGTCAAAACTCATTTTCTCCTTTTCAAGCAAATAAAGTCCTTTCCAGTGTGTTTTCTAGACCAGAAATTTTAACAAAATATGAAAATGTTAGTATTACAGTGGAGCCAGCCCGTGAATCCTTAGATAATATTTTGACGTTACCTCAGTTACACACTTTGAAAATTGAAATTACTCCTCCCAATCCAGACGACCTTGGTGAAGATGAAAAAGAAATCTTCGGCAGAATGCATGATCAAAATGCAAGGTCCTACAGTGTGGAGCTTTCTGCTGCTACCAAAAACGGGTTAATACCAGATGAAAAAACAAGAAAAATTGCTAAGGTCGCACAATCCAATGGGATGGTTACGGGAATTGGAGGAGAATATGGGAACACAAATACTTTATCTACATCGCAACACCCTTACTATGCAAAAACATCTTTCAATCCTGAACACGAAAATATATTTAATGTATTAGTAAAAAAAGCAATAGATATATGGAGTAACATAAATAGCAAGGAATAA
- a CDS encoding AAA family ATPase, whose amino-acid sequence MKESQPFNDLSALAKDLRQELEKKKIILLYAYNGTGKTRLSMAFKDLGKKTNDDDETIDRDTLYFNAFTEDLFQWDNDLDGDSDRQLVLNAASYFFAGLAELEMETRIRPLLERYADFDFSIDTEKWEVFFSRRVDGQILNNIKVSRGEENIFVWCFFLAIAQLAMDPEIEAYRWVKYLYIDDPISSLDEQNAIGVANHLAQLLKHENSHLKTVISTHHTLFFNVLSNELKNARKYFLQKPATSSNYILREETSDTPFFHHVAALTELYQAAQEDRLFTHHFNMLRVILEKTASFHGHKNFSACIKKQDDDQDGILHARLINILSHGNYSLYEPKQMLEENKQHFRKILYDFLNRYPFNPDFFPKASEETDTL is encoded by the coding sequence ATGAAAGAGTCCCAGCCCTTCAATGACCTGTCTGCGCTGGCGAAGGATCTACGGCAGGAGTTGGAAAAAAAGAAGATCATTCTTCTCTATGCCTACAACGGTACGGGCAAAACGCGGCTGTCCATGGCCTTCAAGGATCTTGGCAAGAAAACAAATGATGATGACGAAACCATCGATCGTGACACGCTCTACTTCAATGCCTTCACCGAGGATCTTTTCCAATGGGATAACGATCTCGATGGCGACAGTGACCGCCAGCTAGTGCTCAATGCGGCGTCGTACTTTTTTGCAGGTCTCGCCGAGTTGGAAATGGAGACCCGAATCCGTCCTCTGCTGGAACGCTATGCGGATTTTGACTTCTCCATCGATACGGAAAAATGGGAGGTATTCTTCTCGCGAAGGGTGGACGGGCAGATTCTCAACAACATCAAGGTCTCGCGCGGCGAAGAGAACATTTTCGTCTGGTGCTTCTTTCTTGCCATCGCCCAGTTGGCGATGGACCCTGAGATAGAGGCTTATCGCTGGGTAAAATATCTCTACATCGATGATCCCATTTCATCGTTAGATGAGCAGAACGCCATTGGAGTGGCGAACCACCTCGCACAACTGCTCAAGCACGAAAACAGCCACCTCAAGACCGTCATCTCAACGCATCACACCCTATTTTTCAATGTGCTGAGCAACGAGCTGAAAAATGCTCGAAAGTATTTCCTCCAAAAGCCGGCAACCAGTAGCAACTACATCCTTCGGGAGGAGACGAGCGATACGCCTTTTTTTCACCATGTTGCGGCCTTAACAGAGTTGTATCAGGCCGCACAGGAAGACCGGTTATTTACCCACCATTTCAATATGCTACGCGTCATTCTAGAGAAGACTGCCAGTTTCCATGGCCACAAGAACTTTTCGGCTTGCATCAAGAAGCAAGACGATGACCAGGACGGGATTCTGCATGCCCGCCTGATCAATATCCTGAGCCACGGCAATTATTCCCTCTACGAACCCAAGCAAATGCTGGAGGAAAATAAACAGCATTTTAGGAAGATCCTGTATGATTTCCTAAACCGCTATCCCTTCAATCCAGACTTTTTTCCTAAAGCCTCTGAGGAAACAGACACATTATGA
- a CDS encoding type I restriction-modification system subunit M, whose translation MTDIERQQLGKTLWNIADQLRGAMNADDFRDYMLAFLFLRYLSDNYEEAASKELGPDYPSLSSGDRRAPLAVWYEQNHNDTPKFETQMRRKVHYVIRPEYLWSSMAEMARTQSGELLNTLQKGFNYIENESFNSTFHGLFSEIGLTSDKLGKTYPERNAKLCKIISEIAKGLSEFSTDSDTLGDAYEYLIGQFAAGSGKKAGEFYTPQQISSILSGIVTLDSQDPSTGKRNHLESVLDFACGSGSLLLNVRHRMGPHGIGKIYGQEKNITTYNLARMNMLLHGVKDSEFEIFHGDTLTNEWDFLRETNPAKVPKFDAVVANPPFSYHWDVTDAVGDDVRFKNYGLAPKSAADFAFLLHGFHFLKPDGVMAIILPHGVLFRGGAEARIRTKLLKDGNIDSIIGLPANLFYSTGIPVCILVLKKCKKPDDVLFINAADHYEKGKRQNRLRPEDIDKILETYQKRTEEARYSRRVSMEEIEGNDFNLNISRYVSTAQEEEGIDLGAVNSELISLEKKIEAAARRHNEFLKELGLPLLP comes from the coding sequence ATGACCGACATCGAAAGGCAACAACTGGGCAAGACCCTTTGGAACATCGCCGACCAACTAAGGGGAGCGATGAATGCGGATGACTTCCGGGATTACATGCTGGCGTTCCTCTTCCTTCGATACCTCTCCGACAACTACGAAGAAGCGGCGAGCAAGGAACTGGGGCCTGACTATCCCTCCTTGTCGTCTGGCGACCGGCGCGCCCCTCTTGCGGTGTGGTATGAACAGAACCACAACGATACCCCTAAATTTGAAACACAAATGCGACGCAAGGTGCATTACGTCATTCGCCCGGAATACCTCTGGTCAAGCATGGCGGAAATGGCGCGCACCCAGAGCGGGGAGCTTCTGAATACGCTTCAGAAGGGGTTCAATTATATTGAAAACGAATCCTTTAACAGCACCTTTCATGGGCTGTTTTCAGAGATCGGTCTAACCTCGGATAAACTGGGAAAAACCTATCCGGAACGCAATGCAAAACTGTGCAAGATCATTAGTGAGATCGCCAAGGGACTCTCCGAGTTTTCCACCGACAGCGACACATTGGGGGATGCCTATGAGTACCTGATCGGCCAGTTCGCCGCAGGCTCCGGAAAGAAGGCGGGCGAGTTTTATACCCCCCAACAGATTTCCAGCATCCTGTCGGGCATTGTCACGCTGGACAGTCAGGATCCCTCCACCGGGAAAAGGAATCATCTGGAGAGCGTACTCGATTTTGCCTGCGGTTCGGGATCGCTGCTCCTGAACGTGCGCCATCGTATGGGACCGCATGGGATCGGCAAGATCTACGGACAAGAGAAGAACATCACCACCTACAACCTGGCCCGGATGAACATGCTGCTACACGGGGTGAAGGATTCTGAATTCGAAATCTTCCACGGTGACACGCTGACCAATGAGTGGGACTTCTTGCGTGAGACCAACCCGGCCAAGGTACCGAAATTTGATGCGGTGGTGGCCAATCCGCCCTTTAGCTACCACTGGGATGTTACTGATGCAGTGGGTGATGATGTTCGCTTCAAGAACTATGGCCTAGCCCCAAAATCTGCCGCTGACTTTGCTTTCTTGCTCCATGGGTTTCATTTTCTGAAGCCCGATGGCGTCATGGCCATCATCCTCCCGCATGGAGTGCTGTTCCGAGGAGGTGCCGAAGCGCGTATTCGGACCAAACTGCTGAAAGACGGCAATATCGACAGCATTATCGGGCTTCCGGCCAACCTCTTTTACTCCACCGGAATCCCGGTGTGCATCCTGGTACTAAAGAAATGCAAGAAGCCGGATGATGTTCTGTTCATCAATGCCGCAGACCACTACGAAAAAGGCAAGCGCCAGAACCGGCTAAGACCTGAAGATATTGACAAGATTCTCGAGACATATCAGAAGAGGACCGAAGAGGCGCGGTATTCGAGACGGGTCTCAATGGAAGAGATTGAGGGAAACGATTTCAATCTCAACATCTCCCGTTATGTCAGCACGGCGCAGGAAGAGGAAGGGATCGACCTGGGGGCGGTCAATTCAGAATTGATTTCTCTTGAAAAGAAAATCGAGGCGGCAGCCAGACGACATAACGAGTTTCTCAAAGAACTGGGGTTGCCATTGTTGCCGTGA
- a CDS encoding restriction endonuclease subunit S has product MKRPLVPRLRFPEFREAEEWQSPSLGEISEPVEERVGDQQLTPVSISAGIGFVPQYQKFGRDISGNQYQLYTVVRDGNFVYNKGNSLKYPQGCVYDLQGWGEVAAPNVFICFQLKDGFENSFFRQCFEKNAHGIQLRKHITSGARSNGLLNISKKDFYDIRIPTPEHAEQQKIADCLSSLDEMITLEAKKLEALKTHKKGLMQQLFPRAGETVPRLRFPEFREAGEWEEKTISEIGELLGGLSAKSAEDFGQGSPFVTYRQIFNSTYIDMKECRRVRVEKNETQNKLQQGDILFTASSETPDEVGVASVILAEPEVETYLNSFCFALRAYNYNSLNGQFSRYLFHSPSYRKSVTDIAQGSTRFNISKSTFRQIRIAITKDKKEQQKIADSLSSLDDLITLETKKLEALKTHKKGLMQQLFPVLEDEE; this is encoded by the coding sequence ATGAAACGTCCACTCGTTCCACGACTACGGTTTCCGGAGTTTCGGGAGGCGGAGGAGTGGCAATCTCCTTCCTTGGGGGAAATTTCAGAACCTGTCGAAGAACGAGTGGGAGATCAACAACTCACGCCCGTTAGTATTTCCGCAGGGATTGGGTTCGTGCCTCAATATCAGAAATTCGGACGTGATATTTCCGGAAACCAATATCAGCTGTACACCGTGGTTAGAGATGGTAACTTTGTTTACAACAAAGGGAATTCTCTCAAATATCCCCAAGGCTGCGTTTACGATCTTCAGGGCTGGGGTGAAGTCGCGGCTCCCAATGTCTTTATCTGCTTTCAACTGAAAGATGGATTTGAGAACAGTTTCTTTCGGCAGTGCTTTGAGAAGAACGCGCATGGCATTCAACTCAGAAAGCACATCACAAGTGGTGCAAGGAGTAATGGACTTCTAAATATCAGCAAGAAAGATTTTTACGATATCAGAATTCCGACACCAGAACATGCCGAACAACAAAAAATCGCGGACTGCCTCTCCTCCCTCGATGAGATGATCACTCTGGAGGCCAAAAAACTAGAGGCCCTCAAGACTCACAAAAAAGGGTTAATGCAACAGCTCTTCCCTCGTGCGGGGGAAACCGTTCCACGACTAAGGTTTCCGGAGTTTCGGGAGGCGGGGGAGTGGGAAGAGAAAACAATATCAGAAATCGGCGAATTGTTGGGCGGTCTGAGCGCCAAATCTGCCGAGGATTTTGGCCAAGGATCACCGTTTGTTACTTATCGCCAGATATTTAACAGTACATACATTGATATGAAAGAGTGCAGACGAGTTAGAGTCGAGAAAAATGAGACACAAAACAAGTTACAGCAAGGGGATATTTTATTTACAGCATCGTCAGAAACTCCAGATGAAGTTGGCGTTGCTTCCGTTATTCTCGCTGAACCAGAAGTAGAGACTTACCTAAATAGTTTTTGCTTCGCTCTTCGAGCTTATAATTACAATAGTCTGAATGGTCAGTTCTCGCGGTATCTTTTTCATAGTCCTAGCTACCGCAAATCTGTTACTGATATCGCTCAAGGGAGCACTCGATTCAACATTTCCAAGTCCACTTTTAGGCAGATTCGTATTGCCATTACCAAAGATAAAAAGGAACAACAAAAAATCGCCGATTCCCTCTCCTCTCTCGATGACCTGATCACTCTGGAGACCAAAAAACTCGAGGCCCTCAAGACTCACAAGAAAGGGTTGATGCAGCAGCTCTTTCCGGTACTGGAAGATGAAGAATGA